One window from the genome of Nitrospira sp. encodes:
- a CDS encoding N-6 DNA methylase, translating into MFEQAFRNIDDVLRKEAGCTTELDYTEQTSWLLFLKYLDGLEQDKADEAKLEGKRYSFILDKDFRWESWAAPKGKDGKLDHNKALTGSDLSEFVNLKLFPYLHSFKQKASGPNTIEYKIGEIFGEIKNRIQSGYNLREIIDHIDELRFRSQTEKHELSHLYEAKIKNMGNAGRNGGEYYTPRPLIRAMVQVVKPKIGDKIYDGACGSAGFLCEAFDYLKSKGNLTTKDLTTLQTRTFYGKEKKSLAYVMAIMNMILHGIEAPNIIHTNTLTENLADIQEKDRYDVVLANPPFGGKERKEVQQNFPIRTGETAFLFLQHFIKMLRAGGRGGVVIKNTFLSNTDNASVSLRKLLLESCNLHTVLDCPGGTFQGAGVKTVVLFFDKGAPTRKVWFYQLDPGRSLGKTNPLNDADLAEFVKLQKTFADSPKSWSVDAKTIDQTTFDLSVKNPNGGEAITHRSPEDIMDEIAALDKESAEVLRNIRALL; encoded by the coding sequence ATGTTTGAACAAGCGTTTAGAAATATTGATGATGTGCTTCGGAAGGAGGCTGGCTGTACTACCGAGCTGGACTATACCGAGCAGACCTCGTGGTTGTTGTTCCTCAAGTATCTCGATGGGTTGGAGCAGGATAAGGCCGACGAAGCGAAGCTGGAGGGCAAACGATACAGCTTCATTCTCGACAAAGATTTTCGCTGGGAGAGCTGGGCCGCGCCCAAGGGGAAAGACGGCAAGCTCGATCACAATAAGGCCCTGACCGGCAGTGATTTGAGCGAGTTCGTCAATCTGAAGCTCTTTCCCTACCTGCACAGCTTCAAGCAGAAGGCCAGCGGGCCGAACACCATCGAGTACAAGATCGGTGAAATCTTCGGCGAAATTAAGAACAGGATCCAGAGCGGCTACAACCTCCGCGAGATCATCGACCACATCGACGAACTGCGCTTCCGCTCGCAGACCGAAAAGCACGAGCTGTCGCACCTCTACGAAGCCAAGATCAAGAACATGGGCAACGCCGGGCGCAACGGCGGCGAGTATTACACCCCGCGTCCGCTCATTCGCGCCATGGTGCAGGTGGTCAAACCGAAGATCGGCGACAAGATCTACGACGGGGCCTGCGGGTCGGCGGGCTTCTTGTGCGAGGCCTTCGACTACTTGAAGTCAAAGGGCAACCTGACGACGAAAGACCTCACCACGCTCCAAACCCGCACCTTCTACGGGAAGGAAAAGAAGTCCCTCGCCTACGTCATGGCGATCATGAACATGATTCTGCATGGCATCGAGGCACCGAACATCATCCACACCAACACGCTCACCGAGAACCTCGCCGACATTCAGGAGAAGGACCGCTATGACGTCGTGCTGGCCAATCCGCCCTTCGGAGGGAAAGAGCGGAAGGAAGTGCAGCAGAACTTCCCCATCCGCACCGGCGAGACGGCGTTTCTGTTCCTCCAACATTTCATCAAGATGCTCAGGGCGGGCGGACGCGGCGGCGTGGTCATCAAGAATACGTTCCTCTCCAACACCGACAACGCTTCTGTGAGCCTACGCAAATTGCTCTTGGAGAGCTGCAATCTGCACACCGTGCTCGACTGTCCCGGCGGCACGTTTCAGGGCGCGGGTGTGAAGACCGTGGTGCTCTTCTTCGACAAAGGTGCGCCGACACGCAAGGTCTGGTTCTACCAGCTAGACCCGGGCCGCAGCCTCGGCAAGACCAACCCGCTCAACGACGCCGACCTCGCTGAGTTCGTTAAATTGCAGAAGACCTTCGCCGACTCACCCAAGAGTTGGAGCGTGGATGCGAAGACCATCGACCAGACGACCTTCGATCTCTCCGTGAAGAACCCGAACGGTGGAGAGGCCATCACGCACCGCAGTCCGGAGGACATCATGGACGAGATTGCTGCGCTGGATAAGGAGAGCGCGGAGGTGTTGAGGAATATCAGGGCGTTGCTATGA
- a CDS encoding DUF2442 domain-containing protein: protein MKDIVAATALEGYDVRLRFEDGVVGELDLSAVMKFEGVFAPLKNLDRFRELSVHPDLGTIYWPNGADLDPAVLYARVTGMPIPTYEIKVGSH from the coding sequence ATGAAAGACATCGTAGCAGCCACCGCCTTGGAGGGCTATGACGTTCGTCTACGCTTTGAAGATGGCGTCGTGGGTGAGCTCGATCTTTCGGCGGTGATGAAGTTTGAAGGTGTGTTTGCTCCGCTGAAGAATCTCGACCGCTTCAGGGAACTCAGTGTTCATCCAGATCTTGGCACCATCTATTGGCCAAACGGAGCCGACCTCGATCCCGCCGTCCTCTATGCCCGTGTCACCGGAATGCCCATCCCAACCTACGAGATCAAAGTCGGCAGCCACTAG
- a CDS encoding dicarboxylate/amino acid:cation symporter: MHTSLRGMPPLYTQVLIAVACGACLGAIFGQDPYLGGLRNEQLGKLGLFVVTLLKTLAIPLIFFAILDALIRTSIPLRQGGKLLVICLVNVSVAMAIGLAIMNFWQPGLAWLGHVDELLHLVPGTTLSSSALANVQAGSQSPIEYLASYIPRTIADPFSSNNIIGVVLLALVLGATLRYLHGRSGQAGGVVLALVQGIERIYGWLVQILGWIILAVPLAVFGVVAQVVGKSGVGVFSVLWIFLVAMLAGLAIHSLLYYPLVAWLVGKKNPKIYLGQGVDAIMTAVSCNSSLATVPVTLRCLERMQVSAQSSRLAACVGTNLNNDGITLYEAMAALFLAQALGYDLPMAKQVLIVLASIIAGAGVAGIPEAGLIVLPLVLAAAGLPDHVIIAAIPLIMTVDWIIARARSGVNVMSDMLVAILLDAGQGAQATAPVTVPVAIQPQSETAPPAEPQRF; the protein is encoded by the coding sequence ATGCACACGTCTTTGCGCGGAATGCCGCCGCTCTATACGCAAGTCCTCATCGCCGTCGCCTGTGGTGCGTGCCTTGGCGCCATCTTCGGTCAGGACCCCTATCTCGGCGGTCTGCGGAATGAGCAGCTGGGCAAGCTCGGCCTGTTCGTCGTCACGCTCCTGAAGACACTTGCGATCCCGCTCATCTTCTTTGCGATCCTCGATGCGTTGATCCGTACCAGCATTCCGCTTCGCCAGGGCGGCAAGCTGCTGGTCATTTGTCTGGTGAATGTCTCCGTCGCCATGGCCATCGGCCTGGCCATCATGAACTTCTGGCAGCCGGGCCTGGCCTGGCTGGGCCATGTCGATGAACTCCTCCACCTCGTACCCGGCACCACGCTTTCGTCGTCGGCGCTGGCCAACGTGCAGGCCGGCTCGCAGAGCCCGATCGAGTATCTGGCGTCCTATATTCCGCGCACCATCGCGGATCCCTTTTCCAGCAACAACATCATCGGTGTCGTGCTCCTCGCGCTCGTCCTGGGCGCGACCCTGCGCTACCTGCACGGCCGGTCAGGCCAAGCGGGCGGGGTGGTCTTGGCACTCGTGCAGGGAATCGAGCGCATCTATGGTTGGCTCGTGCAGATCCTCGGCTGGATCATCCTGGCTGTGCCGCTCGCCGTCTTCGGCGTCGTCGCCCAGGTCGTGGGGAAATCGGGCGTCGGCGTCTTCTCCGTGCTGTGGATCTTCCTTGTCGCCATGCTGGCAGGCCTCGCCATCCATTCACTCCTCTACTATCCGCTCGTCGCCTGGCTGGTCGGGAAAAAGAATCCCAAGATCTATCTGGGGCAGGGGGTCGACGCGATCATGACGGCGGTGTCCTGCAACAGCAGTCTCGCCACCGTGCCCGTCACTCTTCGGTGTTTGGAGCGTATGCAGGTCTCCGCACAATCCTCGCGGCTCGCGGCCTGCGTCGGGACGAACCTCAATAACGATGGCATCACCCTTTACGAAGCCATGGCCGCGCTGTTTCTCGCTCAGGCGCTGGGGTATGACCTGCCGATGGCCAAACAAGTCTTGATCGTCCTCGCGTCGATCATCGCCGGGGCGGGCGTCGCCGGCATTCCGGAAGCGGGGTTGATCGTCCTGCCGCTCGTGTTGGCCGCCGCCGGATTGCCGGACCACGTCATCATCGCGGCGATCCCGCTCATCATGACGGTGGACTGGATCATCGCCCGCGCCCGTTCCGGCGTAAACGTCATGAGCGACATGCTCGTCGCCATCCTCCTCGACGCGGGGCAGGGGGCTCAGGCTACAGCGCCTGTCACAGTGCCGGTCGCGATCCAGCCTCAATCAGAAACGGCTCCTCCAGCAGAACCGCAGCGGTTCTGA
- a CDS encoding nucleotidyltransferase family protein → MSIRQLLQSKRSQILQIAARHGARKVRVFGSVARGTARRNSDIDFLVEMEEGRSLLDHAALVLDLERLLKRSVDVASERGLRRLVRKDVLKDAVAL, encoded by the coding sequence ATGAGCATCCGCCAACTACTCCAGTCCAAACGAAGCCAAATCCTCCAAATTGCCGCACGGCATGGTGCGCGAAAGGTACGGGTATTCGGATCAGTCGCGCGCGGCACCGCTCGTCGGAACAGTGACATCGACTTTCTCGTCGAGATGGAAGAAGGTCGAAGCCTGCTGGACCATGCGGCGTTGGTACTCGATCTGGAACGGCTGCTCAAGCGCTCTGTCGACGTCGCATCCGAGCGCGGGCTCCGCCGCCTGGTTCGAAAAGACGTGCTGAAAGATGCCGTTGCCCTATGA
- a CDS encoding ATP-binding protein, with amino-acid sequence MTTSGYAINVHAIPMLLMGGVTLGLGLLVYRSNHRSAAHRHFLVLCASIALWLTATSIGLCASTPEQALAWFRLDNVGVMFISVAFYAFSAEFLRLPRSRFIRLGYGLAALLALAVVFRDDFVTGVRLYRWGYFPQWGPASALFFLVFFAYMTAAFTDYVCAYRRATTPIRRQQIKFVLIAFVIAYLGSVDFFPAFGYDLYPFGYVPIFLLTVVVTIAILRYHLLDAALFVSMSATYLPLVPFTLALALLAQGLSDLSPLALASVLAGATVAFTALYVTFQPWLQSALNKALFPCRYDAYNTLTRFSHAMVMNLDLVNLQQEIVRTLQTVLRIEKLSLFLFDKEAGRYALKASHGVDEALAHSIRLTSSESFARFLLERNQPIVKEELQDDPPGPDDLVMPGLLDTLTTMDSEVCLPLVNKSRLIGFVNLGHKPSLDFYSQDELNLLRSLADSAAIALDNAMLYEDWKQTQLLIRRADRLRSLETIAGGFAHEIRNPLTSIKTFIQLAPSRRDDADFMNSFSAVVADDLARIERLIEEILDYARYMKPKFSSESLNEIVASCLHFIEVKASTLGVTIEKHLAEPLAPIMVDRQQIKQVLMNLILNAMDAMKVQGGRLSVVTQHLTRLDGTRWIQIQVSDTGCGIAPEDLPHIFDPFFTTKHESTEHAGTGLGLSIVHQIIQEHAGKVEARSTVGQGTVFTLVLPDKPHAETAERPASPSPGKLVFLPRLPPHLTGQTGTDGP; translated from the coding sequence ATGACCACCTCCGGCTACGCGATCAACGTGCATGCGATTCCCATGTTGCTCATGGGAGGCGTCACGCTCGGACTGGGACTGCTGGTCTACCGGTCAAACCACCGGTCCGCCGCCCATCGCCACTTCCTCGTCCTGTGCGCAAGCATTGCCCTGTGGCTCACCGCTACCAGCATCGGGCTCTGTGCCTCCACGCCGGAGCAGGCGTTGGCCTGGTTCCGGCTCGATAACGTCGGCGTCATGTTCATTTCCGTCGCGTTTTACGCCTTCTCCGCAGAGTTTCTTCGGCTGCCGCGCTCACGGTTCATCCGGCTGGGCTACGGGCTGGCCGCCCTGCTGGCCCTGGCCGTCGTCTTCCGCGACGATTTCGTGACGGGCGTTCGTCTCTACCGATGGGGGTATTTCCCACAGTGGGGCCCGGCGAGCGCCCTGTTCTTTCTTGTGTTCTTCGCTTACATGACCGCGGCCTTTACCGACTACGTGTGCGCCTACCGCAGGGCCACGACTCCGATCAGACGCCAGCAGATCAAATTCGTCCTGATTGCCTTTGTGATCGCCTACCTGGGCTCGGTGGATTTCTTTCCCGCGTTTGGGTACGACCTGTATCCCTTCGGCTACGTGCCCATTTTCCTGCTGACCGTGGTGGTGACGATCGCCATTCTCCGGTACCACCTGCTGGATGCCGCCCTGTTCGTGTCGATGAGTGCGACCTATCTCCCCCTGGTCCCCTTCACGCTGGCGCTCGCGCTGCTCGCACAGGGACTGAGCGACCTCTCCCCCCTCGCACTGGCAAGCGTGCTCGCGGGCGCCACCGTGGCGTTCACCGCTCTGTACGTCACCTTCCAGCCATGGCTGCAATCGGCGCTCAACAAAGCGCTGTTTCCCTGCCGGTATGACGCCTACAACACGTTGACGCGCTTCAGCCACGCCATGGTCATGAATCTCGATCTCGTCAATTTACAGCAGGAGATCGTGCGGACGCTGCAGACCGTCCTGCGCATCGAGAAACTGTCCCTGTTTCTCTTCGACAAAGAGGCGGGCCGCTACGCGTTGAAAGCCTCGCACGGAGTGGACGAGGCCCTGGCCCATTCCATCCGGCTCACGAGCTCTGAATCGTTTGCGCGCTTTCTCCTGGAGCGCAACCAGCCAATCGTCAAAGAAGAACTACAGGACGACCCTCCTGGCCCGGACGACCTAGTGATGCCCGGTCTGCTCGACACACTGACGACGATGGACTCGGAGGTCTGTCTTCCACTGGTCAATAAATCCCGCCTGATCGGATTTGTGAACCTGGGGCACAAGCCTTCGCTGGACTTCTATTCCCAGGATGAACTCAATCTGCTCCGCTCGCTGGCCGACAGTGCGGCCATTGCGCTCGACAATGCGATGCTCTACGAGGACTGGAAACAGACTCAGCTCCTCATCCGGCGAGCGGACCGCCTGCGCTCGCTCGAAACGATCGCGGGGGGATTCGCCCACGAGATACGGAACCCCTTAACTTCGATCAAGACCTTCATCCAGTTGGCGCCCTCTCGGCGCGATGACGCCGACTTTATGAACTCGTTCAGCGCCGTGGTGGCCGACGATCTGGCGCGTATCGAACGCCTGATCGAAGAGATTCTCGACTATGCCCGCTATATGAAACCCAAGTTCTCATCGGAATCGCTGAACGAGATCGTCGCGTCCTGCCTCCACTTCATCGAGGTGAAGGCTTCGACGCTGGGGGTGACAATCGAGAAGCACCTGGCCGAGCCGTTGGCGCCGATCATGGTGGATCGACAACAGATCAAGCAGGTGTTGATGAATCTGATCCTGAACGCCATGGACGCGATGAAGGTCCAGGGAGGACGGTTGAGCGTCGTCACGCAGCACCTGACTCGACTCGACGGAACGCGATGGATTCAGATCCAGGTCTCGGATACCGGCTGCGGAATTGCCCCCGAGGATCTCCCCCACATCTTCGATCCCTTTTTCACCACGAAACATGAAAGCACTGAGCATGCCGGAACCGGACTCGGGCTTTCCATCGTCCACCAGATCATTCAGGAACATGCCGGGAAAGTGGAGGCCCGCAGCACGGTCGGCCAAGGCACCGTCTTCACGCTCGTCCTCCCGGACAAGCCCCACGCAGAAACAGCCGAGCGGCCTGCGTCTCCTTCTCCAGGAAAACTGGTGTTCCTCCCGCGTCTCCCACCTCACCTTACCGGACAGACCGGAACCGACGGGCCCTAA
- a CDS encoding CDP-alcohol phosphatidyltransferase family protein, which yields MIRQFHLADFLTLGNGACGLAAVLLSMRYMGNQSASHFLAATALAPAALLFDWLDGRVARWRHMQSPLGRELDSLADVISFGVAPAALGYAAGLQGGWDWIALTYFVCCGVSRLARYNVTAETLSAGKDTVAYFEGTPIPTTVVLTAVLALAAWQDRLGEQLYWGVWTVGPCDLHPLSLLFVLSGSLMISTIRIPKV from the coding sequence ATGATCCGCCAGTTTCACCTGGCTGACTTCCTCACGCTCGGGAACGGCGCCTGCGGGCTCGCGGCCGTCTTGTTGAGCATGCGCTACATGGGGAATCAGTCGGCGTCCCATTTCCTCGCCGCCACCGCCCTGGCGCCGGCGGCCCTCCTCTTCGACTGGCTCGACGGCCGGGTCGCCCGCTGGCGGCACATGCAATCGCCGCTCGGGCGGGAGCTGGATTCGCTGGCCGACGTCATCTCGTTCGGAGTCGCGCCCGCCGCGCTCGGGTATGCCGCCGGCTTGCAGGGAGGGTGGGACTGGATCGCACTCACCTATTTCGTCTGTTGCGGCGTCAGCCGGCTGGCCCGGTACAACGTCACCGCCGAAACGCTGTCCGCGGGGAAGGACACAGTGGCCTACTTCGAAGGCACGCCCATTCCCACCACCGTCGTGTTGACCGCCGTCCTGGCCCTGGCCGCCTGGCAAGACCGGCTGGGCGAGCAGCTCTATTGGGGCGTCTGGACCGTCGGGCCCTGCGACCTGCACCCCTTGTCCTTGCTCTTCGTCCTCTCCGGCAGCTTGATGATCAGCACCATCCGCATTCCCAAGGTATAG
- a CDS encoding pseudouridine synthase codes for MKSTSRMTPATSSPTRVHTIAFHKPYGVLPCFTDPDGRPTLADYVELPGVYAAGRLDMDSEGLMLLTSDGTLSHRITDPQHKLPKVYLVQVERMPAEQALRQLRQGVVLSGTKTRPAEIRLLDEPPALPDRPVPIRFRKTVPTCWIEMTIREGMNRQVRRMTAAVGHPALRLVRVAIGPISLGNLAPGVWRELTAGEVQAIQGSGASAGSKPRRPESQGTSRRATE; via the coding sequence GTGAAATCCACGTCCCGCATGACACCGGCCACGTCGAGTCCAACGCGCGTTCACACCATCGCGTTTCATAAGCCCTATGGCGTCCTGCCGTGTTTTACCGATCCTGACGGGCGGCCGACGCTCGCCGACTATGTCGAGTTGCCCGGTGTCTATGCGGCCGGGCGGCTGGATATGGACAGTGAAGGGTTGATGCTCCTGACATCCGACGGAACGCTCTCTCACCGCATCACCGATCCGCAACACAAGCTTCCTAAGGTCTATCTGGTGCAAGTTGAACGGATGCCCGCTGAGCAGGCGCTTCGGCAATTGCGCCAGGGTGTGGTGCTGAGCGGAACCAAGACGAGGCCGGCGGAGATTCGCTTGCTGGACGAGCCGCCGGCATTGCCGGATCGGCCGGTGCCCATTCGGTTCAGGAAAACCGTGCCGACCTGTTGGATCGAGATGACCATTCGCGAAGGGATGAATCGGCAGGTGCGTCGCATGACCGCGGCGGTCGGGCACCCGGCGCTGCGGTTGGTTCGGGTGGCGATTGGCCCTATCTCGTTGGGGAATCTTGCGCCCGGTGTCTGGCGTGAATTGACCGCTGGCGAGGTGCAGGCGATTCAGGGCAGTGGAGCGTCCGCTGGCAGCAAACCACGGCGGCCCGAATCTCAGGGAACTTCACGCCGCGCCACTGAATAG
- a CDS encoding molybdopterin-dependent oxidoreductase, whose amino-acid sequence MKNIESPLSMRRRTILKTLGLVATAGLTGGCDAVGSVFGRMFAIPPRETTYFTPNSKFYVVNYADSAVSFSREVNIEQWKVHVKGVVNTPLSLGWRDILNRDSYDQVSTLMCIDTLPGGDSLGTATWRGISLKKLLQDAGADEETARDVIFRGIDGYDDSIPFARAMQNDAMIAFLMNGEKLPKEHGFPIRLIVPGLYGIKNVKWITEIEVYPGDYLGYWQRKGWTDDATIKIFSRIDSPGHYQTLRGPVQKFRGIAFGGPNSISKVELSFDAGRTWNECEIEPPMSPYSWVVWNYTWTAPKRGKFQTVVRATDTKGQLQIAEIVRPQPAGASGLHTIISELAEL is encoded by the coding sequence ATGAAAAACATTGAATCACCACTATCCATGCGGCGACGCACGATTCTAAAAACCCTTGGACTCGTCGCGACGGCAGGATTAACCGGCGGCTGCGACGCCGTCGGTTCTGTTTTCGGACGCATGTTTGCGATTCCACCCCGCGAGACCACCTATTTCACGCCGAATTCTAAATTTTACGTCGTCAACTACGCGGATTCCGCCGTCTCTTTCTCCCGCGAGGTGAATATCGAGCAATGGAAAGTTCACGTCAAAGGCGTCGTCAATACGCCGCTTTCACTGGGCTGGCGCGACATTTTGAATCGCGATTCCTACGATCAAGTCTCCACGCTGATGTGTATCGACACCCTCCCCGGCGGCGACAGCCTGGGCACGGCCACCTGGAGAGGCATTTCACTGAAAAAGCTCCTCCAAGACGCCGGCGCCGACGAAGAAACGGCGCGCGATGTGATCTTTCGCGGCATCGATGGCTACGATGACAGCATCCCCTTCGCGCGCGCCATGCAAAACGATGCGATGATTGCCTTCCTGATGAACGGCGAAAAACTCCCTAAGGAGCATGGCTTCCCGATTCGCCTCATCGTCCCCGGCCTGTACGGTATTAAGAACGTGAAATGGATTACCGAAATCGAGGTCTACCCAGGAGATTACCTAGGATATTGGCAACGCAAGGGCTGGACGGACGACGCCACCATCAAGATCTTCTCCCGCATCGACTCCCCCGGCCACTATCAAACCTTGCGCGGCCCCGTGCAGAAATTCCGCGGGATTGCCTTCGGCGGCCCCAACTCCATCAGCAAAGTCGAGCTGAGCTTCGATGCCGGTCGCACGTGGAACGAATGCGAGATTGAACCCCCGATGTCGCCCTACTCCTGGGTCGTCTGGAACTACACCTGGACCGCCCCCAAGCGAGGAAAATTCCAAACGGTGGTGCGGGCGACCGATACAAAAGGGCAACTGCAGATAGCCGAAATCGTCCGGCCGCAGCCAGCCGGCGCAAGCGGATTGCATACGATCATTTCGGAACTGGCAGAGCTGTAG
- a CDS encoding alpha/beta hydrolase, with translation MARRFILYSSLILSLTGCDLHAPALQQDRLTSLGSAQTHATATRVNGEIRRRAVTIAGVSLSILEAGTGDPIIFVHGVVTTSNIFPKYLNAYSPDFRGIAVDLRGYGESQKPENGFTIAQFSKDLIALADKLGIERPIWVGVSMGGMILQQLALDYPERVRALVLVSTTDGAMVLDKDLPTIGNPRDFRDVSKNIIVESFPQGTPATLYQPLLDRIPSWNGTVLREALTSMAQANVHGRINTITAPTLVVVGAKDDVATPAIARGIQAQIVGAQLVEFNTGHFMMAEDPEQFRKVLGEFLQSLRK, from the coding sequence ATGGCACGACGTTTCATCCTCTATTCATCCCTCATCCTTAGCCTTACCGGCTGCGATCTACATGCTCCGGCGTTACAGCAAGACCGGCTGACGTCCCTGGGATCCGCCCAAACCCATGCGACGGCGACACGTGTGAACGGGGAAATCAGGCGGCGCGCCGTGACGATTGCCGGCGTCTCGCTCAGCATTCTGGAAGCCGGCACCGGCGACCCGATCATCTTCGTTCACGGCGTCGTCACCACGAGCAATATTTTCCCGAAATATCTGAACGCCTACTCGCCGGACTTTCGGGGTATTGCCGTCGACCTCCGCGGATACGGCGAATCGCAAAAACCGGAGAACGGTTTTACGATCGCACAGTTTTCCAAAGACCTGATTGCACTCGCGGACAAGCTGGGGATCGAGCGGCCGATCTGGGTCGGCGTCTCCATGGGTGGGATGATTTTGCAGCAGCTGGCTCTGGATTATCCTGAGCGCGTGCGGGCGCTCGTACTCGTCTCGACGACCGACGGGGCGATGGTGCTCGATAAGGACCTGCCGACCATCGGCAACCCGCGCGACTTTCGCGACGTATCCAAGAACATTATCGTGGAGAGCTTCCCCCAGGGAACGCCCGCCACACTCTATCAGCCCTTGTTGGACCGCATTCCGAGCTGGAACGGCACAGTACTCCGCGAAGCCCTCACAAGCATGGCTCAGGCCAACGTGCACGGACGAATCAATACGATCACCGCGCCGACGCTCGTGGTGGTCGGAGCCAAAGATGATGTCGCGACTCCGGCCATCGCGCGCGGCATTCAGGCACAGATCGTCGGCGCGCAACTGGTGGAGTTCAACACCGGCCATTTCATGATGGCGGAAGATCCGGAACAGTTTCGGAAAGTGCTAGGGGAATTCCTGCAGAGCCTGAGGAAGTAA
- a CDS encoding YncE family protein, translating to MRRFRILFVTVVLLLSSTALASAEILALLNYESKPGQPVRREGIAIMDIDPDSADFGKILMEIPLPPDLVAHHIFFNRDRSKAYITSLGKSLLHVIDLTHFPYRLRAIDVPDCQVGEDLVVSEDNRTWYLTCMGSSKVIMGDARLDKPIKTISAAAPAAAYILYPHGIAIHNGIDRVLVTSSVKPDMSEVGESVTVLEASTGNVLSTHKISTKPSPAKSAPVEIMFSPKADPPVVHITNMMEGTLWAGVWDPKARSFSFNQVDDFGPREQGMPLEMLYNKKGDRLFVTTAKPGYVNLYDNTDPRQPKFLKTIAAAAGAHHSVLSPDERYLFVQNSLLNLDGLSDGSITVIDLKNDTVLGSIDTLKAQGFNPNCIMLLPNHFQESSMRASR from the coding sequence ATGCGACGCTTCCGAATCCTCTTCGTCACTGTTGTGCTGCTCCTCTCCTCTACGGCCCTGGCTTCAGCTGAAATTCTGGCTCTCTTGAACTATGAGAGCAAGCCGGGCCAGCCGGTGCGGCGCGAAGGCATCGCCATCATGGACATTGATCCCGACTCTGCGGACTTCGGGAAGATCCTGATGGAGATTCCCCTTCCGCCCGACCTCGTCGCGCACCACATTTTCTTCAATCGCGACCGGAGCAAGGCTTATATCACGTCCTTGGGGAAAAGCCTGTTGCATGTCATAGACCTCACCCATTTCCCCTATCGCCTGCGTGCGATTGATGTGCCGGACTGCCAGGTCGGCGAGGATCTCGTCGTCTCGGAAGATAACCGGACCTGGTACCTCACCTGTATGGGTTCGAGCAAGGTGATTATGGGCGACGCGCGCCTCGATAAACCGATCAAGACGATCAGCGCGGCGGCACCGGCAGCGGCCTACATTCTGTATCCGCACGGGATTGCGATTCATAATGGTATCGATCGCGTCCTCGTCACCAGCTCCGTCAAGCCGGATATGTCGGAGGTGGGTGAGTCGGTTACGGTACTGGAAGCCAGTACCGGGAACGTGCTCTCGACGCACAAAATCTCGACGAAACCTTCTCCCGCGAAATCCGCTCCCGTCGAAATCATGTTCAGCCCGAAGGCTGATCCTCCCGTGGTGCACATCACCAATATGATGGAAGGGACGCTGTGGGCCGGAGTCTGGGATCCGAAGGCCCGGTCGTTTTCCTTCAATCAGGTCGATGACTTCGGTCCACGGGAACAAGGGATGCCGTTGGAAATGCTTTACAACAAAAAAGGGGACCGCTTGTTCGTCACCACGGCCAAGCCGGGGTATGTGAATCTGTATGACAATACCGATCCGCGGCAGCCGAAGTTCCTCAAAACGATTGCCGCCGCTGCCGGCGCTCATCATAGTGTGCTGTCGCCCGATGAACGGTACCTCTTCGTCCAGAATAGTCTGCTGAATTTGGATGGCCTGAGCGACGGGTCCATCACGGTGATCGACCTGAAGAACGACACAGTCCTGGGGAGCATCGACACGTTGAAAGCGCAGGGGTTCAACCCCAACTGCATCATGCTGCTGCCGAATCATTTTCAGGAGAGCAGCATGCGGGCGAGCCGGTGA
- a CDS encoding BrnA antitoxin family protein gives MKKKPSGSSAQGRRAGKSVRPIPDAQIDFSDIPEATDAELRRMRRVGRPTTGRAKQLIAIRLSPTLLSQLRKMAAKQGKPYQSLIHELLEKAAAKAA, from the coding sequence ATGAAAAAGAAACCATCCGGATCATCAGCGCAAGGCAGGCGAGCCGGAAAGAGCGTCAGGCCTATACCGGACGCGCAGATTGATTTCTCCGACATTCCGGAGGCGACGGACGCGGAATTACGGCGTATGCGTCGGGTGGGCAGGCCGACCACCGGTAGGGCGAAGCAGTTGATCGCGATTCGTCTCTCTCCGACGCTGTTGAGCCAGCTTCGCAAGATGGCCGCCAAGCAAGGGAAGCCCTATCAATCCCTGATTCATGAGCTCTTAGAAAAAGCTGCCGCGAAGGCGGCGTAG